Genomic segment of Pseudomonas sp. DY-1:
CGGCATCAGCCAGGGGTGCGGATAGGAGGACAGGCCCTTGCCGTCCACTTCCTGACGGAAGTTGACCATCTGGTCTTCGCTGATACGCCCTTCCATGAAGGCGCGGGCATAGATGCCGGGGGAGGCGTGGCCCTGATAGAAGATCAGGTCGCCGCCATGCTCTTCGGTGGGAGCCTGGAAGAAGTAGTTGAAGCCGATGTCGTAGAGAGTTGCCGAGGAAGCGAAGCTGGAAATGTGACCGCCCAGGTCCGGGTCGTTCAGGTTGGTGCGCATCACCATTGCCAGGGCATTCCAGCGCACCATGGAGCGAATGCGGCGTTCCATGAACAGGTCGCCGGGCATGCGTGCTTCGTGGGTTACCGGGATGCTGTTGCGGTACGGCGTAGTGATGGCGTAGGGCAGTTGGGTGCCGCTGCGGGTCGCCAGCTCACCCATGCGGGTCAGCAGGTAGTGCGCGCGGTCTTCGCCTTCTTTGTCGAGTACGGACTCCAGGGAATCCAGCCATTCCTGGGTTTCGACGGGATCGAGGTCTTGCATGGCTTGCTCCAGGGCGGAAAGGCTTCCAGAATCGGATGCCAGTGGTCACGGCCGGCCTTGTGGGGCGGTCGCGGCGAAATTCTTGTTACCGGGGGTAGAACCGGGCTCGTGTAGTTTTACTACAAATCGACGAAGGTTTCAGCCCTCTGGATACAATCTTTCGTAGTAAAACTACAGACTGCGAGGCGCAGTCGGCTGAAGGCCCCGAGTTAGAGCTGTTCCGCCACCGCTGCGCCAGCCACGGGTCCAGCCTCGGCCCGCAGCCCAGAAAGGATAGACCATGAGCCTGCCGCCGCTGGCCGACCTGTCGGCCAACCTCCAGCCCAGCGCCGATCGGGCGTTGTCTGCCGTCCGTGTTGCCCTCGCCGAGCGAACGCCGGACTTCGATAGTTGGCCCGACGAGCGGCAGCAGGCATTCGCCCGCGTCGCTGCGGCCAGTGACTTCGTCTCCGATCAGGCACAGCGTGATCCGGCAATGCTGCTGGCTCTGGCGGCTACCGGTGAGCTGGAACGGCCGCTGGCACCTGGCGAGCTGCGCGACCAGGTCGCGGAGCTGCTGGAGGACTGCACGGAAGAGGATGATCTCGGCCGACGCCTGCGCCGCTATCGCAATCGCCAGCAACTGCGCATTATCTGGCGCGATCTGACCCGGCAGGCCGATCTGGCGGAAACCTGCCGTGACCTCTCCGACCTCGCTGACGCGTGCATCGATCTGGCCTACCACTGGCTCTACAGCCGACATTGCGCTCAGTTCGGAACGCCGATCGGCCGGCGCTCTGGCCAGCCGCAGCATCTTGTAGTGCTGGGTATGGGCAAGTTGGGTGCCTTCGAGCTGAACCTGTCTTCCGATATCGACCTGATCTTCGGCTACCCGGAAGGTGGCGAGACTGAGGGTGCCAAGCGCGCCCTGGATAATCAGGAGTTCTTCACCCGCCTCGGCCAGCGACTGATCAAGGCGCTGGATGCGATAACCGTGGACGGTTTCGTTTTCCGTGTGGACATGCGTCTGCGTCCTTATGGTTCCTCCGGTCCGCTGGTGTTCAGCTTCAATGCGCTCGAGCAGTACTACCAGGACCAGGGGCGTGACTGGGAGCGCTACGCCATGATCAAGGCGCGGACCGTGGGCGGTGACCAGGCTGCTGGTGCCCAACTCCTGCAAATGCTGCGCCCCTTCGTCTATCGCCGTTACCTGGACTTTTCCGCCATCGAGGCGCTGCGCTCGATGAAGCAACTCATCCAGCAGGAAGTGCGCCGCAAGGGCATGACCGAGAACGTCAAGCTAGGCTCCGGCGGCATTCGCGAGGTGGAGTTCATCGCCCAGGCGTTTCAGCTTATCCACGGTGGTCGCGACCTCAGCCTGCAACAGCGGCCGCTGTTGACGGTCCTGAATACGCTGGAAGGCCAGGGTTATCTTCCGTCGCCAGTGGTGGCGGAGCTGAAGGAGGGCTACGAATTCCTCCGTTATACCGAGCATGCCCTGCAGGCTATTGCCGACCGCCAGACCCAGATGCTGCCGGACAACGACCTCGATCGCGCGCGCGTGGCCTTCATCATGGGATTCGATGGTTGGGCAGCCTTTCACGAGCGCCTGATGCACTGGCGCGGGCGTGTCGAATGGCACTTCCAGCAGGTGATCGCCGACCCGGATGAAGAAGAGGGCGGCGACGGCGAAAGCTGCATCGGTGGGGAATGGCTGCCGCTCTGGGAAGAGGCGCTGGATGAAGAGAGCGCTTGCCGACAGTTGGGTGAGGCTGGCTTTGCCGAGCCTGGCGCCGCCTGGCGTCGACTCACGGACCTGCGCAACGGCCCTCAGGTGCGAGCGATGCAGCGTCTTGGTCGTGAGCGGCTGGATGCCTTCATTCCGCGCCTGCTGAACCTGACCGTTGAGCATGAAAAGCCCGACCTGGTGCTGGAGCGGGTACTGCCCCTGGTGGAGAAGGTGGCAAGGCGTTCCGCCTATCTGGTTCTACTGACCGAGAACCCAGGTGCACTTCAGAGGCTGATCGAGCTCTGCGCTGCCAGCCCCTGGATCGCCGAGCAGATCACTCGCTTCCCGTTACTGCTGGATGAGCTGCTCAATGAAGGGCGTCTCTATCGTCCGCCGCTGGCTCCCGAGCTGGCTGCCGAGCTGCGCGAGCGCCTGACGCGCATTCCCGAAGACGACCTGGAACAGCAGATGGAAGCCTTGCGGCATTTCAAGCTGGCCCACAGCCTTCGCGTGGCCGCTTCGGAAATCGCCGGCACGCTGCCGCTCATGAAGGTCAGCGATTACCTGACCTGGCTTGCCGAGGCCATCCTTGACCAGGTTCTGGCGCTGTCGTGGCGCCATACCGTAGCCAAGCACGGTACGCCCAAGCGCGCTGATGGCAGCCTCTGCGACCCGGATTTCATCATCGTCGGTTACGGCAAGGTGGGTGGCCTGGAGTTCGGCCACGGCTCGGACCTGGACCTGGTATTCATCCATGACGGCGACCCGCAGGCCGAAACCGATGGCGCCAAGCCCATCGACGGGGCGCAGTTCTTTACCCGCCTGGGCCAGCGAATCATTCACTTGCTGACGACCCAGACCACTTCCGGCGCCCTGTATGAGGTGGACATGCGCCTGCGCCCGTCGGGTGCGGCGGGCCTGCTTGTCAGTTCCCTCGGTGCGTTCCAGCGCTACCAGGAGAATGAGGCCTGGACCTGGGAACACCAGGCGCTGGTGCGCGCGCGGGTGCTTGTGGGCTCCCCGCGCGTCGCCACTGCGTTCGAACAGGTTCGCCTGGCGGTGCTCGGTCGTGAGCGCGACCTGGCCACGCTGCGTGTCGAGGTCAGCGAGATGCGGACCAAGATGCGTGACAACCTCGGTACTCGCGAAACCGGCGCCGGCACGGGGCAGAATGCCTTCGAGGCCGCGGCGGCCTTCGATCTGAAGCAGGATGCCGGCGGTATCGTCGATATCGAATTT
This window contains:
- the glnE gene encoding bifunctional [glutamate--ammonia ligase]-adenylyl-L-tyrosine phosphorylase/[glutamate--ammonia-ligase] adenylyltransferase, with amino-acid sequence MSLPPLADLSANLQPSADRALSAVRVALAERTPDFDSWPDERQQAFARVAAASDFVSDQAQRDPAMLLALAATGELERPLAPGELRDQVAELLEDCTEEDDLGRRLRRYRNRQQLRIIWRDLTRQADLAETCRDLSDLADACIDLAYHWLYSRHCAQFGTPIGRRSGQPQHLVVLGMGKLGAFELNLSSDIDLIFGYPEGGETEGAKRALDNQEFFTRLGQRLIKALDAITVDGFVFRVDMRLRPYGSSGPLVFSFNALEQYYQDQGRDWERYAMIKARTVGGDQAAGAQLLQMLRPFVYRRYLDFSAIEALRSMKQLIQQEVRRKGMTENVKLGSGGIREVEFIAQAFQLIHGGRDLSLQQRPLLTVLNTLEGQGYLPSPVVAELKEGYEFLRYTEHALQAIADRQTQMLPDNDLDRARVAFIMGFDGWAAFHERLMHWRGRVEWHFQQVIADPDEEEGGDGESCIGGEWLPLWEEALDEESACRQLGEAGFAEPGAAWRRLTDLRNGPQVRAMQRLGRERLDAFIPRLLNLTVEHEKPDLVLERVLPLVEKVARRSAYLVLLTENPGALQRLIELCAASPWIAEQITRFPLLLDELLNEGRLYRPPLAPELAAELRERLTRIPEDDLEQQMEALRHFKLAHSLRVAASEIAGTLPLMKVSDYLTWLAEAILDQVLALSWRHTVAKHGTPKRADGSLCDPDFIIVGYGKVGGLEFGHGSDLDLVFIHDGDPQAETDGAKPIDGAQFFTRLGQRIIHLLTTQTTSGALYEVDMRLRPSGAAGLLVSSLGAFQRYQENEAWTWEHQALVRARVLVGSPRVATAFEQVRLAVLGRERDLATLRVEVSEMRTKMRDNLGTRETGAGTGQNAFEAAAAFDLKQDAGGIVDIEFMVQYAALAWSRQHPELVRYTDNIRILDGLEQAKLLAGDEVRLLQEAYKAYRSAAHRQALQKQPGVVRGDQFHAERQGVTRIWRELGLN